Proteins encoded within one genomic window of Haladaptatus sp. QDMS2:
- a CDS encoding MFS transporter — MTSTASARRPWLALAGCAIVSIGFNAYLFAPASILPSFVTAFAIDKPAAGLAISVVFLAWALFQIPSGFLMDRYDNRRLVLAGAVLFLGVSAASLVTTTYPAFLATRFVGGIAAVFLWTANANIVSQSFPPQRRALGTSLFVASAPAGVTLAQAAGPTLVPFLGWQGVVAVYGVVTLCGLPLFVWALDQPVRNESALSAGNFVAALGNRRVLAIALSSFCAYSLFVFLNSWMPTYATEVVGVDIAVAGALTALVPAMGLVARPGGGWLSDRLGGRRRPVIVAAFLLVVPALVGAGLSTSVVGFAAALLLAGIGSQLGTGVFYVFVEEVAPTESAGTSLSVLMTLSITGSLVAPVAAGWLVETLSWTTAFVVAGLVAACGIAAVARLPKSATGP; from the coding sequence ATGACTTCCACGGCATCCGCTCGGCGTCCGTGGCTGGCGCTCGCGGGGTGTGCTATCGTTTCCATTGGATTCAACGCGTATCTGTTCGCCCCGGCGAGCATTCTTCCCTCGTTCGTCACCGCCTTCGCCATCGACAAACCCGCCGCGGGACTCGCAATCAGCGTCGTCTTTCTTGCGTGGGCGCTGTTCCAGATTCCGAGTGGCTTCCTGATGGACCGGTACGACAACCGCAGACTCGTGTTGGCCGGGGCAGTTCTGTTCCTCGGCGTCTCGGCAGCGAGTCTCGTTACGACGACGTATCCCGCGTTTCTCGCGACGCGATTCGTCGGCGGCATCGCGGCCGTGTTCCTCTGGACGGCGAACGCCAACATCGTCAGCCAGTCGTTTCCCCCGCAACGTCGCGCTCTCGGAACGAGTCTGTTCGTCGCGAGCGCGCCCGCCGGGGTCACCCTCGCGCAGGCCGCCGGGCCGACGCTCGTGCCGTTTCTCGGCTGGCAAGGCGTCGTGGCGGTGTACGGCGTCGTCACCCTCTGTGGGCTCCCACTGTTCGTCTGGGCGCTCGACCAGCCAGTCAGAAACGAGTCGGCACTCTCGGCGGGGAACTTCGTCGCTGCGCTGGGGAACCGTCGCGTGCTGGCTATCGCACTCAGTAGTTTCTGTGCTTACTCGCTGTTCGTGTTTCTGAATTCGTGGATGCCGACCTACGCCACCGAAGTCGTCGGCGTAGACATCGCGGTCGCCGGCGCGCTCACCGCGCTGGTTCCCGCGATGGGGCTGGTCGCTCGGCCGGGCGGCGGCTGGCTCTCTGACCGGCTTGGCGGTCGTCGCCGGCCAGTGATCGTCGCGGCGTTCTTGCTCGTCGTGCCGGCACTCGTCGGTGCGGGGCTTTCCACGTCGGTGGTCGGCTTCGCGGCCGCGCTGTTACTCGCCGGTATCGGGTCCCAACTCGGCACGGGCGTCTTCTACGTCTTCGTCGAGGAGGTCGCCCCCACCGAGTCGGCGGGGACGAGTCTCTCGGTGCTCATGACGCTGTCCATCACCGGGTCGCTGGTCGCACCCGTCGCCGCTGGTTGGCTCGTCGAGACGCTCTCGTGGACGACGGCATTCGTCGTCGCCGGGTTGGTGGCGGCCTGTGGCATCGCCGCGGTTGCGCGCCTTCCCAAGAGCGCGACTGGACCCTGA
- a CDS encoding NfeD family protein, whose amino-acid sequence MVELLDQSLSLLLVVAGTILVVAEALAPGAHFIVLGVALLVSGLIGLALGSVVAPALMPFVLAALVLGTGGAALWAYRNLDIYGGKGTGQTSDSMSLKGQTGRVTETVTNTSGEVKLDAGGFNPFYAARSVHGTIPEGTEIMVVDPGGGNVITVESLEVIEDDIDRELAKGRQEAERVEKESESDAI is encoded by the coding sequence ATGGTAGAGCTGCTCGACCAGTCCCTCTCGCTGTTGCTCGTCGTCGCGGGCACGATTCTCGTCGTCGCAGAAGCGCTGGCTCCGGGTGCCCACTTCATCGTCCTCGGGGTCGCTCTGCTCGTGTCTGGGCTCATCGGCCTCGCCCTCGGGTCGGTCGTCGCCCCCGCCCTCATGCCGTTCGTCCTCGCCGCGCTCGTCCTCGGTACCGGCGGGGCCGCCCTCTGGGCGTACCGGAACCTCGATATCTACGGCGGCAAGGGGACTGGCCAGACGAGCGATTCGATGTCGCTCAAGGGCCAGACCGGCCGCGTGACGGAGACGGTGACGAACACCTCGGGCGAGGTGAAACTCGACGCCGGCGGCTTCAATCCCTTCTACGCCGCTCGTTCGGTCCACGGGACGATTCCAGAGGGAACTGAAATTATGGTCGTAGACCCCGGCGGCGGCAACGTCATCACCGTCGAATCGCTCGAAGTCATCGAAGACGACATCGACCGCGAACTCGCGAAAGGACGACAAGAAGCAGAACGCGTCGAAAAAGAGTCAGAATCGGACGCAATTTGA
- a CDS encoding YkgJ family cysteine cluster protein yields the protein MQSLEAELEDARALSISELADAIESIGFECTRCGACCKADDADPHTATIFPDEVRDIQQTHEYDWRDVARPMPYGLDEAGAGETFEWAIQTTGCGDCSFYVEEDGVGACSIHDDRPLICQTYPFSVALGGTSQPMGEAVDQQGMVRAHECEGLGRDISRAEAEELAAALKERAIRELEEAVGVRDNYAVTNPADEDVVVHDSEGAKRADGTPIEE from the coding sequence GTGCAAAGTCTCGAAGCCGAACTCGAAGATGCGCGAGCACTCTCCATTTCCGAGCTAGCCGACGCCATCGAGTCAATCGGCTTCGAGTGTACGCGGTGTGGTGCCTGCTGTAAAGCCGACGACGCGGACCCCCACACCGCGACGATTTTTCCCGACGAAGTGCGCGACATCCAGCAGACCCACGAATACGACTGGCGCGACGTGGCCCGCCCGATGCCCTACGGTTTAGACGAAGCGGGCGCGGGCGAGACGTTCGAGTGGGCCATCCAGACCACCGGGTGTGGCGACTGCTCGTTTTACGTCGAGGAGGACGGCGTCGGAGCCTGCTCAATCCACGACGACCGCCCGCTCATCTGCCAGACCTACCCGTTCAGCGTCGCGCTCGGCGGAACCAGCCAGCCGATGGGCGAAGCCGTAGACCAGCAGGGAATGGTCCGCGCCCACGAATGCGAGGGGCTCGGCCGCGACATCTCGCGAGCGGAGGCAGAAGAACTGGCCGCGGCGCTCAAAGAACGCGCCATCCGTGAACTCGAAGAGGCAGTCGGTGTCCGCGACAACTACGCCGTCACGAATCCTGCTGACGAAGACGTTGTCGTCCACGATTCAGAGGGCGCAAAGCGAGCGGACGGGACGCCAATCGAGGAGTAG
- a CDS encoding winged helix-turn-helix transcriptional regulator, with translation MSGGQNVDESKRATLKRFAALGAASPLARLVDSGRDTGDSDAREAIAGYLAATPGAHFSKIRDDLKLGTGETQHHLRRLLEAGAVESRRDGDYKRFFPANQFSDFEQVALGYLRRDTPRGMLIALLRDPEISASSLADSLDVSRPTVSKYAAELERAGVLSRADGYALEKPETLLTLLVRYANSFDEQAAAFAADAASLIRYDPKR, from the coding sequence ATGTCTGGAGGCCAGAACGTCGACGAGAGCAAGCGAGCGACCCTCAAACGGTTCGCTGCGCTCGGTGCGGCGAGTCCGCTCGCCCGCCTCGTCGATTCCGGCCGGGACACGGGCGACAGCGACGCCCGCGAAGCCATCGCTGGCTACCTCGCGGCGACTCCGGGCGCGCACTTCTCGAAGATTCGAGACGACCTGAAACTCGGCACTGGCGAGACCCAACACCACCTCCGGCGACTGCTCGAAGCCGGGGCCGTCGAGAGTCGTCGCGACGGCGATTACAAGCGCTTTTTCCCCGCGAACCAGTTTTCGGACTTCGAGCAAGTCGCCCTCGGCTACCTCCGTCGGGACACGCCCCGAGGGATGCTCATCGCGCTCCTGCGCGACCCAGAAATCTCCGCGAGCTCGCTCGCAGATTCTCTCGACGTTTCGCGCCCAACCGTGAGCAAGTACGCCGCCGAACTGGAACGCGCAGGCGTCCTCTCGCGGGCCGACGGCTACGCGCTCGAAAAACCAGAAACCCTGCTCACGCTCCTTGTCCGCTACGCGAACTCCTTCGACGAGCAGGCCGCTGCCTTCGCTGCGGACGCGGCATCGCTGATTCGCTACGACCCTAAACGGTGA
- a CDS encoding SPFH domain-containing protein, which produces MVEIVNAYEKRALTVFGEYRRLLEPGISFIPPFVSRTYSFDMRTQTLDVPRQEAITRDNSPVTADAVVYIKVMDAKKAFLEVEDYKTAVSNLAQTTLRAVLGDMELDETLNKRQEINARIRRELDEPTDEWGIRVESVEVREVNPSADVQQAMEQQTSAERRRRAMILEAQGERRSAIERAEGDKQSNIIRAQGAKQSQILEAQGDAISTVLRAKAAESMGERAVIDKGLETLEAIGQSESTTFVLPQELTSLFSRYGKHLTGSDVQVSADQLSSLDFDDETREMLGLDDIEQILGEIDQEAEVDIEAMEEAAQAVKAGSADMQSIDKAIEEMDSKLDKDLDKDKSKLESDESVEKEPEAGSE; this is translated from the coding sequence ATGGTGGAAATCGTCAACGCGTACGAAAAACGCGCGCTGACGGTGTTCGGTGAGTACCGCCGCCTGCTCGAACCCGGTATCTCGTTCATTCCGCCGTTCGTCTCGCGGACCTACTCTTTCGACATGCGTACCCAGACGCTCGACGTCCCGCGTCAGGAAGCCATCACGCGCGACAACTCGCCTGTGACCGCGGACGCCGTCGTCTACATCAAGGTGATGGACGCGAAGAAGGCGTTCCTCGAAGTCGAAGACTACAAAACCGCCGTTTCCAACCTCGCCCAGACCACCCTCCGCGCCGTGCTGGGTGACATGGAACTCGACGAGACGCTGAACAAGCGTCAGGAAATCAACGCGCGCATCCGCCGCGAACTCGACGAACCCACCGACGAGTGGGGGATTCGCGTCGAGAGCGTCGAGGTGCGTGAGGTCAATCCGAGCGCCGACGTCCAGCAAGCGATGGAGCAACAGACCTCCGCCGAGCGTCGCCGTCGTGCGATGATTCTCGAAGCACAGGGTGAACGTCGCAGCGCCATCGAGCGCGCAGAGGGTGACAAGCAGTCGAACATCATCCGCGCGCAAGGTGCAAAACAGAGTCAGATTCTCGAAGCACAGGGTGACGCGATTTCGACCGTCCTGCGGGCAAAAGCCGCAGAATCGATGGGCGAGCGCGCCGTCATCGACAAGGGCCTCGAAACGCTCGAAGCCATCGGTCAGAGCGAATCGACTACCTTCGTCCTGCCCCAGGAACTCACCTCCCTGTTCTCCCGGTACGGCAAACACCTCACTGGCAGCGACGTTCAGGTCAGCGCAGACCAACTCTCCAGTCTCGACTTCGACGACGAGACCCGCGAGATGCTCGGCTTAGACGACATCGAGCAGATTCTCGGTGAAATCGACCAGGAAGCCGAAGTCGATATCGAAGCGATGGAAGAGGCTGCCCAGGCGGTCAAAGCCGGTTCCGCCGATATGCAGAGTATCGACAAGGCAATCGAAGAGATGGACTCGAAACTCGACAAGGACCTCGACAAGGACAAATCGAAACTCGAATCCGACGAGTCGGTGGAGAAGGAACCAGAAGCCGGCAGTGAGTGA
- a CDS encoding TRAM domain-containing protein, which produces MEISDKLLCLFSADVTVTDDKYVVEIPRREIETGSIEAGETYRVALISRHEAEESSSSDAGESASSGSTVSSEPQPPVEIGEIRYVEIEDIGKQGDGIARVERGYVIIVPGAEVGERVKIEVSEVKSNFAVGEIIDDDVL; this is translated from the coding sequence TTGGAGATTTCTGATAAGCTCTTGTGTCTGTTCAGCGCGGACGTGACGGTCACCGACGACAAGTACGTCGTCGAGATCCCACGTCGTGAAATTGAAACCGGCTCCATCGAAGCCGGCGAAACCTATCGCGTCGCACTCATCTCCCGCCACGAAGCGGAGGAGAGTTCCAGCAGCGACGCCGGTGAATCTGCGTCGTCCGGGTCTACGGTCTCGTCTGAGCCCCAGCCACCGGTCGAAATTGGTGAGATTCGCTACGTCGAAATCGAAGACATCGGCAAACAGGGTGACGGCATCGCGCGCGTCGAGCGCGGCTACGTCATCATCGTTCCGGGTGCCGAGGTCGGCGAACGCGTCAAAATCGAAGTGTCGGAAGTCAAGTCGAACTTCGCCGTCGGCGAAATCATCGACGACGACGTCCTCTGA
- the metG gene encoding methionine--tRNA ligase: MSHDSFPTDNQAVVTCGLPYANGDLHIGHLRTYVGGDIYSRGLRKLGQQTAFVSGSDMHGTPVAVNAWKEGVTPEEFALRFHEKYETTFPKFNIAFDNYGHTHDETNTELTQEIVRKLDEEGYIYEKEIMVAWDPEEDQALPDRYVTGTCPYCGETARGDECDEGCGRHLEPGEIENPTSIITGNPAEYRSRPHKFFNLNELQEYLQGFIDRLEGTDNARNQPREWIEGELQDWCITRDMDWGIDYPGEGAEDLVLYVWVDAPIEYIASTKQYSERVGTDEYDWEETWKENGEIVHVIGRDIIQHHTIFWPAMLHGAGYNEPRAVMASGFVNLDGKGFSTSRGRAVWADEYLAEGFHPDLLRFYIATGSRFQQDINFSWERFQERVNSELVGTVGNFLYRSLLFAHRNYEGTPEADLSEEVRARIEQAITEFSEGLNDYSIRQATTAGVRLAQFGNEYIQRNEPWKLTDDDPEKAAQVIYDCVQLSKALAVLLAPALPEKAENLWSQLGEDGSVHDVGLDAALDAPQADFDAPSELFEKIPDERVEDLNAKLDQRIAEATADDPDEDDDSEMTELEPIADDRISFDDFLALDLRVGEIELAEPIEGSDKLVRLEVDIGLETRQIVAGIKELHDVDDLVGERVIIVANLEKAELFGVESNGMLLAAGDQADLLTTLGDAKPGTKIA, from the coding sequence ATGAGTCACGATTCGTTCCCGACGGACAACCAGGCCGTGGTGACCTGCGGGTTGCCCTACGCCAACGGCGACCTGCACATCGGCCACCTGCGAACCTACGTGGGCGGCGACATCTACTCGCGGGGCCTGCGCAAACTCGGCCAACAGACGGCGTTCGTCTCCGGCTCCGACATGCACGGGACGCCCGTCGCCGTAAACGCCTGGAAGGAGGGCGTCACCCCCGAGGAGTTCGCGCTGCGCTTCCACGAGAAGTACGAGACGACGTTCCCGAAGTTCAACATCGCCTTCGACAACTACGGCCACACCCACGACGAGACCAACACGGAACTCACCCAGGAAATCGTCCGCAAACTGGACGAGGAGGGCTACATCTACGAGAAGGAGATTATGGTCGCGTGGGACCCAGAGGAAGACCAGGCGCTGCCCGACCGCTACGTCACGGGGACGTGTCCCTACTGTGGGGAAACCGCCCGCGGCGACGAGTGTGACGAGGGCTGTGGCCGCCATCTGGAGCCGGGTGAAATCGAGAACCCAACGAGCATCATCACCGGGAACCCGGCGGAGTACCGCTCCCGGCCGCACAAGTTCTTCAACCTGAACGAACTGCAGGAGTACCTTCAGGGATTCATCGACCGCTTAGAAGGCACCGACAACGCCCGCAACCAGCCACGCGAGTGGATCGAGGGCGAACTCCAGGACTGGTGTATCACCCGCGATATGGACTGGGGTATCGACTACCCAGGAGAAGGGGCCGAGGACCTCGTTCTCTACGTCTGGGTGGACGCACCAATCGAGTACATCGCCTCGACGAAGCAGTACAGCGAGCGTGTCGGCACGGACGAGTACGACTGGGAGGAGACGTGGAAAGAGAACGGCGAAATCGTCCACGTCATTGGCCGCGACATCATCCAGCACCACACCATCTTCTGGCCGGCGATGCTCCACGGCGCAGGCTACAACGAACCGCGCGCCGTCATGGCGAGTGGCTTCGTGAACTTGGACGGCAAGGGCTTCTCGACCTCGCGTGGCCGGGCCGTCTGGGCCGACGAGTACCTCGCAGAGGGCTTCCACCCAGACTTGCTGCGATTCTACATCGCCACGGGCAGCCGCTTCCAGCAGGACATCAACTTCTCGTGGGAGCGCTTCCAGGAGCGCGTCAATTCGGAACTCGTGGGCACGGTCGGGAACTTCCTCTACCGCTCGCTGCTGTTCGCCCACCGCAACTACGAGGGCACGCCGGAGGCTGACCTCTCCGAGGAAGTCCGAGCGCGTATCGAGCAGGCCATCACCGAGTTCAGCGAGGGGCTGAACGACTACTCCATCCGGCAGGCGACCACCGCGGGCGTGCGCCTCGCCCAGTTCGGCAACGAGTACATCCAGCGCAACGAACCGTGGAAACTCACCGACGACGACCCCGAAAAAGCCGCACAGGTCATCTACGACTGTGTCCAGCTTTCGAAGGCGCTCGCCGTGCTCCTCGCACCCGCCCTCCCGGAGAAGGCGGAGAACCTCTGGAGCCAACTCGGCGAAGATGGCTCGGTTCACGACGTGGGCCTCGACGCCGCCCTCGACGCGCCGCAGGCCGACTTCGACGCGCCGAGCGAACTCTTCGAGAAGATTCCGGACGAGCGCGTCGAAGACCTGAACGCGAAACTCGACCAGCGCATCGCAGAAGCGACCGCAGACGACCCAGACGAAGACGACGATTCCGAAATGACCGAACTCGAACCCATCGCAGACGACCGCATCAGTTTCGACGACTTCCTCGCCCTCGACCTCCGCGTCGGGGAAATCGAACTCGCAGAGCCAATCGAGGGCTCCGACAAACTCGTCCGTCTCGAAGTGGACATCGGCCTCGAAACCCGCCAAATCGTCGCGGGCATCAAGGAACTGCACGACGTGGACGACCTCGTGGGCGAGCGTGTCATCATCGTCGCCAACTTAGAAAAGGCCGAACTGTTCGGCGTCGAATCCAACGGCATGCTACTTGCCGCAGGCGACCAGGCCGACCTGCTGACCACGCTCGGCGACGCGAAACCGGGCACGAAAATCGCGTAA
- a CDS encoding MBL fold metallo-hydrolase produces MDPVARIPVSVATYASEGATNAYVVGTNGAILVDPAARSDDLDREVAKRRVKHVLVTHTHPDHVGAVAAYAEECGATVWARRGREAAFEQATGIDPDRTFVEGTTLTTQSRDEVTVLDTPGHARDHVALATDHGIFSGDLAVQEGSVVVAAGEGDVRAYLTALRRLAARNPPRLYPGHGLIIENVRETCERLIRHRLDREKRVLAAVREGATSLDAITDAAYDKDISAVRSLAEGTVAAHLEKLDVEHKLSWDGTRATPR; encoded by the coding sequence ATGGACCCCGTCGCCCGAATTCCAGTGAGCGTCGCAACCTACGCCTCGGAAGGCGCGACCAACGCCTACGTCGTCGGCACGAACGGCGCGATTCTCGTCGATCCGGCCGCCCGAAGCGACGACCTCGACCGTGAAGTTGCGAAGCGACGCGTCAAACACGTCCTCGTGACTCACACCCATCCCGACCACGTCGGCGCGGTGGCCGCCTACGCCGAGGAGTGCGGCGCGACGGTCTGGGCACGCCGTGGGCGTGAAGCCGCCTTCGAGCAGGCGACGGGTATCGACCCCGACCGCACCTTCGTTGAGGGGACGACGCTCACCACGCAGAGTCGAGACGAAGTGACTGTCCTCGACACGCCCGGCCACGCCCGTGACCACGTCGCCCTCGCCACCGACCACGGCATCTTCTCCGGCGACCTCGCAGTTCAGGAGGGGAGCGTCGTCGTCGCGGCAGGCGAGGGCGACGTTCGCGCCTACCTCACGGCGTTGCGGCGACTCGCCGCCCGCAATCCTCCACGACTCTATCCCGGCCACGGGCTGATCATCGAGAACGTCAGGGAGACGTGCGAACGCCTCATCCGCCACCGGCTCGACCGCGAAAAGCGCGTGCTCGCGGCGGTCCGTGAAGGGGCGACCTCCCTCGACGCCATCACCGACGCCGCCTACGACAAGGACATCTCTGCGGTGCGGTCGCTCGCGGAGGGCACGGTCGCCGCGCACCTCGAAAAACTCGATGTTGAGCACAAGCTCTCGTGGGACGGCACGCGGGCCACCCCGCGCTGA
- the pyk gene encoding pyruvate kinase, protein MRNAKIVCTLGPASSDPGVIRDLADAGMSVARLNTSHGSTDVRKDLIQTVQQVDEATAEPVSALLDLAGPEVRTAPLDDPIFLETGSTIEFYEADDATPERVGLSVSIEGVSAGDRVLLDDGRIETVVQSVGEDTVTARVESGGELKGRKGVNVPGVDLGLDALTEDDRRELDLAVEAGVDFVAASFVGNAADIYTVREELENRGAAIPVIAKIERADAVDNLEEIVEAAYGIMVARGDLGVECPMEDVPIIQKRIIRTCREAGVPVITATEMLDSMIHSRRPTRAEASDVANAVLDGTDAVMLSAETAVGDHPVRVVETMDRIIREAESSDDYVEGREQRIPKAGESRAEALSRSARYLARDVGASAVVVASESGYTALKTAKFRPEVPVVAATPNDVVRRQLALSAGVIPQYVDLGASEGVGTIIDRAAQAALDAGVAESGDTVVVVSGMMSELEGRSTNMLKVHVAAEPIATGRSVHVGRAVGPAVTLSSGDLSSVKPGSIVVLPDEFDDQFDGDLSVIGGIVAKQPGLTGYPALVARELDVPMVSDAELAVADGTTVTLDAERGVVYEGNVLRGPRREPF, encoded by the coding sequence ATGCGCAATGCGAAAATCGTCTGCACGCTCGGGCCCGCCTCTTCTGACCCCGGCGTCATCCGTGACCTCGCCGACGCGGGGATGTCCGTCGCCCGTTTGAACACGAGCCACGGTTCGACCGACGTGCGAAAGGACCTGATACAGACCGTCCAGCAGGTGGACGAAGCGACCGCGGAACCCGTCTCCGCGCTCCTCGACCTCGCCGGGCCGGAGGTCCGCACCGCACCCCTCGACGACCCTATCTTCCTCGAAACTGGGTCTACCATCGAGTTCTACGAGGCCGACGACGCCACTCCCGAGCGCGTCGGCCTCTCTGTGAGTATCGAGGGTGTCTCTGCGGGCGACCGCGTTCTCCTCGACGACGGGCGCATCGAGACGGTCGTCCAGTCGGTGGGCGAAGATACCGTCACCGCCCGCGTCGAAAGTGGCGGCGAACTCAAAGGCCGCAAGGGCGTGAACGTTCCCGGCGTCGATTTAGGCCTCGACGCGCTCACCGAGGACGACCGCCGCGAACTCGACCTCGCTGTCGAGGCGGGCGTCGACTTCGTCGCCGCGAGTTTCGTCGGGAACGCAGCGGACATCTACACCGTCCGCGAGGAACTCGAAAACCGCGGAGCGGCCATCCCCGTCATCGCGAAAATCGAACGCGCAGACGCGGTGGACAACCTCGAAGAAATCGTCGAAGCCGCCTACGGCATCATGGTCGCCCGCGGCGATTTAGGCGTCGAGTGCCCGATGGAGGACGTGCCAATCATCCAGAAGCGCATCATCCGCACCTGCCGTGAGGCGGGCGTGCCCGTCATCACGGCCACGGAGATGCTCGATTCGATGATTCACTCCCGGCGGCCAACCCGCGCCGAAGCCTCCGACGTGGCGAACGCCGTCCTCGACGGGACGGACGCCGTCATGCTCTCCGCCGAAACCGCCGTCGGCGACCATCCCGTGCGCGTGGTCGAAACGATGGACCGTATCATCCGCGAGGCCGAATCGAGCGACGACTACGTGGAGGGACGCGAACAGCGCATCCCGAAGGCTGGAGAATCTCGCGCCGAAGCCCTCTCGCGCTCCGCTCGCTACCTCGCCCGCGACGTCGGCGCGAGCGCGGTGGTCGTGGCCTCCGAATCCGGGTACACCGCGCTCAAGACGGCGAAGTTCCGTCCAGAGGTACCCGTCGTGGCCGCGACGCCGAACGACGTGGTTCGCCGCCAGCTCGCGCTCTCTGCGGGCGTCATCCCGCAGTACGTCGATTTGGGCGCGAGCGAAGGCGTCGGAACCATCATCGACCGCGCCGCACAGGCCGCCCTCGATGCAGGCGTCGCCGAAAGCGGAGACACCGTGGTCGTGGTGTCCGGCATGATGAGCGAACTCGAAGGCCGCTCGACGAACATGCTCAAGGTCCACGTCGCCGCCGAACCGATTGCGACGGGTCGCAGCGTTCACGTCGGCCGGGCGGTCGGTCCTGCGGTCACGCTGTCTTCGGGCGACCTCTCGTCGGTGAAACCGGGTTCCATCGTCGTGCTTCCCGACGAATTCGACGACCAGTTCGACGGCGACCTTTCGGTCATTGGTGGTATCGTCGCGAAACAGCCGGGATTGACAGGTTACCCGGCGCTCGTTGCGCGTGAACTGGACGTGCCGATGGTGAGTGACGCGGAACTCGCCGTCGCCGACGGGACGACAGTCACCCTCGATGCGGAACGCGGCGTCGTCTACGAGGGCAACGTCCTGCGCGGGCCGCGACGGGAGCCCTTTTGA